Proteins co-encoded in one Streptomyces roseochromogenus subsp. oscitans DS 12.976 genomic window:
- a CDS encoding phosphotriesterase family protein, with protein sequence MSRVRTVLGDIRPAELGVCDAHDHLFLRSRQLPGQELDDVPAARAELAAFRAAGGAAVVQWTPYGLGRRATDLPELSRTTGVRLVCATGLHQAAHYETELLGSLRGRLAEVFVSELTEGIGTTGVRAGLIKVAGGFHALDGHARWTMTAAAEAHRATGAPIAVHLELGTGALDVLDLLCGELGVPGDRVILGHLNRFPDPVVQRQAAASGCWLAFDGPSRAHFATDWRMPEAVRALADAGFGDRLLLGGDTVVAGARSVDGGPGMPYLLRRVRSRLEEALGAELVDRVLTEHPGRAFAADWA encoded by the coding sequence GTGAGCCGCGTCCGCACGGTCCTCGGCGACATCCGGCCCGCGGAGCTGGGGGTGTGCGACGCGCACGACCATCTCTTCCTGCGCAGCCGCCAGTTGCCGGGCCAGGAGCTGGACGACGTGCCGGCGGCTCGGGCCGAGCTGGCCGCGTTCCGGGCGGCGGGTGGAGCGGCTGTCGTGCAGTGGACGCCGTACGGCCTGGGACGGCGGGCGACGGACCTGCCGGAGCTGTCCCGGACCACCGGAGTGCGCCTGGTCTGCGCCACCGGACTGCACCAAGCCGCCCACTACGAAACGGAGTTGCTCGGCTCGCTGCGCGGCCGGCTGGCCGAGGTGTTCGTGTCCGAACTGACCGAGGGCATCGGTACGACCGGGGTGCGCGCTGGTCTGATCAAGGTGGCGGGCGGCTTTCACGCGCTCGACGGGCACGCCCGCTGGACCATGACGGCGGCGGCCGAGGCGCACCGTGCCACCGGCGCGCCGATCGCCGTGCACCTGGAGCTGGGCACCGGCGCGCTGGACGTACTCGACCTGCTGTGCGGCGAGTTGGGCGTGCCCGGTGACCGGGTGATCCTGGGCCATCTGAACCGCTTCCCCGACCCGGTCGTACAGCGGCAGGCGGCCGCGTCCGGCTGCTGGCTGGCCTTCGACGGGCCCTCCCGCGCCCATTTCGCCACGGACTGGCGGATGCCGGAAGCGGTACGGGCCCTGGCGGACGCCGGGTTCGGCGACCGGCTGCTGCTCGGCGGGGACACCGTGGTCGCCGGGGCCCGCTCGGTGGACGGCGGGCCGGGGATGCCGTATCTGCTGCGCCGGGTGCGGTCCCGGCTGGAAGAGGCGCTGGGTGCGGAGCTGGTGGACCGGGTCCTCACGGAGCATCCCGGGCGGGCGTTCGCGGCCGACTGGGCGTGA
- a CDS encoding DUF4865 family protein, whose protein sequence is MHAMQYEFTLPADYDMGVIRSRVARVGHLLDDWDGLGIKTYLLRERGVDGSPANQYGPFYLWNTVEGMNNFLWGGAFQRPVDDFGRPAIRQWSGLAFEEGAASGSTPAYAVRRRQPVPEGVELAAVMADAVTETGRLAAEDGAVLAAAAVDTRAWELVHFSLWESDTRKADGDVYQVLHLSAPGRDRLPRGRQW, encoded by the coding sequence ATGCACGCCATGCAGTACGAGTTCACCCTGCCCGCGGACTACGACATGGGCGTCATCCGCTCCCGCGTCGCCCGCGTCGGGCATCTGCTGGACGACTGGGACGGCCTCGGCATCAAGACGTACCTGCTGCGCGAGCGCGGGGTGGACGGCTCGCCGGCGAACCAGTACGGGCCGTTCTATCTCTGGAACACCGTGGAGGGCATGAACAACTTCCTGTGGGGAGGCGCCTTCCAGAGGCCCGTGGACGACTTCGGGCGGCCGGCGATACGGCAGTGGAGCGGCCTGGCGTTCGAGGAGGGCGCCGCCAGCGGGTCCACGCCCGCGTACGCCGTGCGGCGGCGCCAACCGGTGCCGGAGGGCGTGGAGCTGGCCGCCGTCATGGCGGACGCGGTGACTGAGACCGGGCGGCTGGCGGCCGAGGACGGTGCGGTGCTGGCGGCGGCCGCCGTGGACACGCGCGCGTGGGAGCTGGTGCACTTCTCGCTCTGGGAGAGCGACACGCGCAAGGCCGACGGGGATGTCTACCAGGTGCTGCACCTTTCCGCGCCCGGCCGGGACCGGCTCCCGCGCGGACGGCAGTGGTGA
- a CDS encoding TetR/AcrR family transcriptional regulator, producing MYTGCMSTPERLIESTRELLWERGYVGTSPKAILERAGAGQGSMYHHFKGKPDLALAAIRRTAEELRVTAERALGGPGTPYERIEAYLLRERDVLRGCPVGRLTMDPDVIASDELRAPVDETIAWIRERIAGIVEEGKRQGQFAASLDGEEISAAVLATVQGGYVLARASGSPAAFDAGVRGLLALLAPRTA from the coding sequence ATGTACACTGGGTGCATGAGCACCCCGGAAAGACTGATCGAGTCCACCCGTGAGCTGCTGTGGGAGCGCGGGTACGTGGGCACGAGCCCGAAGGCGATCCTGGAGCGCGCGGGCGCGGGCCAGGGCAGCATGTACCACCACTTCAAGGGCAAGCCGGACCTGGCCCTGGCGGCGATCCGGCGCACCGCCGAGGAGTTGCGCGTCACCGCCGAGCGGGCGCTGGGCGGGCCGGGCACGCCGTACGAGCGGATCGAGGCGTATCTGCTGCGCGAGCGCGATGTGCTGCGCGGCTGCCCGGTGGGCCGGCTGACCATGGATCCTGACGTGATCGCCAGCGACGAGCTGCGCGCGCCGGTGGACGAGACGATCGCGTGGATCCGGGAGCGGATCGCCGGGATCGTCGAAGAGGGCAAGCGGCAGGGGCAGTTCGCGGCTTCGCTGGACGGCGAGGAGATCAGCGCAGCCGTCCTCGCGACCGTGCAGGGCGGCTATGTCCTGGCCCGCGCCTCCGGCTCCCCGGCCGCCTTCGACGCCGGTGTTCGCGGTCTGCTCGCCCTTCTTGCGCCCCGGACCGCCTGA
- a CDS encoding ABC transporter ATP-binding protein has protein sequence MTTATAPRAAARVVDAVKVYGGGDTAVRALDAVDVSFPAGRFTAIMGPSGSGKSTLMHCAAGLDTLTSGAAYIGDTELGALDDRRLTLLRRDRVGFVFQAFNLVPTLTVAENITLPLDLAGRHGDREWIDALIDVVGLRDRLHHRPSELSGGQQQRVAVARAFAGRPDVVFADEPTGNLDSRSGAEVLGLLGSAVREMDRTVVMVTHDPVAAGHADEVLFLADGRLVDRMEAPTADRVLDRLKAFEVRT, from the coding sequence ATGACCACGGCCACCGCACCGCGGGCCGCCGCCCGCGTGGTCGACGCGGTGAAGGTGTACGGCGGTGGCGACACCGCCGTACGCGCCCTGGACGCCGTCGACGTCTCCTTTCCCGCCGGACGCTTCACAGCGATCATGGGCCCCTCCGGCTCCGGCAAATCCACCCTCATGCACTGCGCGGCCGGCCTCGACACGCTCACCTCCGGCGCCGCCTACATCGGCGACACCGAACTCGGCGCGCTGGACGACCGGCGGCTTACTCTGCTGCGCCGCGACCGGGTCGGCTTCGTCTTCCAGGCGTTCAACCTGGTGCCGACGCTGACCGTCGCGGAGAACATCACGCTCCCCCTGGACCTGGCCGGCCGGCACGGCGACCGGGAGTGGATCGACGCGCTCATCGATGTCGTCGGGCTGCGTGACCGGCTGCACCACCGGCCCTCGGAGCTCTCCGGCGGACAGCAGCAACGCGTCGCCGTGGCACGGGCGTTCGCCGGGCGGCCCGATGTGGTCTTCGCCGACGAACCGACCGGAAACCTCGACTCCCGCTCCGGCGCGGAGGTCCTCGGCCTCCTCGGCTCCGCCGTACGGGAGATGGACCGTACGGTCGTCATGGTCACGCACGACCCGGTGGCCGCCGGGCACGCCGACGAGGTGCTCTTCCTCGCCGACGGACGGCTGGTCGACCGGATGGAGGCGCCGACCGCGGACCGGGTCCTGGACCGCCTGAAGGCCTTCGAGGTGCGGACATGA
- a CDS encoding ABC transporter permease, protein MNASLRLSLTSLRAHRRRFAGTFLAVFLGVAFLTGTLVMGDTLRASFGSMFGEATSGTDAVVRGADAITTPGEAQGVRRPVDTSLVQTIERVPGVAAAAPNIQGAGQLVGSDGKPVGGQGPPTLAGNWITDTRLNPYRLAEGRVPAKPGEVVVNRGAAKKGGLKIGDTTTLRTPDPVRVTLVGLATFGGQDGMAQVTFTGMTRADAEKYLTARPGQAAAIDVRAGPGVTQRELVRRLTPVLPRGVEAITGQRAAQENTDMISGQFLTVFTTFLLVFSGVALLVATFSIHNTFAIVVAQRTRENALLRALGAARRQVTAAALAEACLVALTASLAGLAGGIGIAAGLQALFPAIGFPFPDGDLVIKTLSMMLPLAVGIVICLGSALLPARRAGRTAPLAALRETAVDGSGASRPRAIAGSVLGALALAATLAGVFVTPSVWLAGVGALLALAAFVVLGPVAATTAVRLLGAPLDRLRGVTGGLARRNALRSPRRTAATASALMIGVAVVSLFTVFGASLKATMDQTVSRSFAGDVAVSSPSFGAGGSGLSPRLAPALQRLPEVDTAVGLGRGVAEVNGRGRALTVTDPVALARTFDLGTVTGSLRDLGADGIAVTRTEADRQHLRTGGTARLTFTDGRSENFTVRAVYGQSELAGDYVITRAAWAPHRIQDADSVIAVTFKHGVSADAGKAAVRKAAARYGNPEVQTRDEYAQSSAGGIDMMLTLVYALLALAVVIALLGIANTLTLALHERTRELGLLRAVGQTRAQLRAMVRWESVLVGAFGTVGGLGLGAFLGWVLVKASDGASDTAFAFALPPARLAVVALVGLTAGALAGLRPSRRASRLDVLRAIATE, encoded by the coding sequence ATGAACGCCTCGCTCCGGCTCAGCCTCACCTCCCTGCGCGCACACCGGCGCCGGTTCGCCGGCACCTTCCTCGCCGTGTTCCTCGGCGTCGCCTTCCTGACCGGCACCCTCGTCATGGGCGACACGCTGCGCGCGAGCTTCGGCAGCATGTTCGGCGAGGCCACCAGCGGCACGGACGCCGTCGTACGCGGCGCCGACGCCATCACCACACCCGGCGAGGCCCAGGGCGTACGACGGCCGGTGGACACCTCGCTGGTGCAGACCATCGAACGGGTCCCCGGCGTGGCGGCCGCCGCACCGAACATCCAGGGCGCCGGCCAGCTCGTCGGTTCCGACGGCAAACCGGTGGGCGGCCAGGGGCCGCCTACGCTCGCCGGTAACTGGATCACGGACACCCGCCTGAACCCGTACCGGCTGGCCGAGGGCCGCGTGCCCGCGAAGCCGGGCGAGGTCGTGGTGAACCGGGGTGCCGCGAAGAAGGGCGGCCTGAAGATCGGTGACACCACCACGCTGCGTACGCCGGACCCGGTGCGGGTCACCCTTGTCGGCCTCGCCACCTTCGGCGGCCAGGACGGCATGGCCCAGGTGACGTTCACCGGCATGACCAGGGCCGACGCCGAGAAGTACCTCACCGCGCGACCCGGCCAGGCCGCGGCGATCGACGTGCGGGCCGGACCCGGAGTGACCCAGCGGGAGCTGGTACGGCGGCTGACTCCCGTGCTGCCCCGGGGAGTCGAGGCCATCACCGGTCAGCGGGCGGCGCAGGAGAACACCGACATGATCTCCGGTCAGTTCCTGACCGTCTTCACCACCTTCCTGCTCGTGTTCTCCGGCGTGGCCCTGCTCGTCGCCACCTTCTCCATCCACAACACGTTCGCCATCGTGGTCGCCCAACGCACCCGCGAGAACGCCCTGTTGCGGGCACTCGGCGCGGCCCGCCGCCAGGTGACCGCCGCCGCGCTCGCCGAGGCCTGTCTCGTCGCGCTCACCGCGTCCCTCGCCGGACTCGCGGGCGGCATCGGCATCGCCGCCGGCCTCCAGGCACTGTTCCCGGCGATCGGATTCCCGTTCCCCGACGGCGACTTGGTGATCAAGACCCTGTCGATGATGCTGCCGCTCGCGGTGGGCATCGTGATCTGCCTCGGCTCCGCGCTGCTCCCGGCCCGGCGCGCCGGACGCACCGCACCGCTCGCGGCCCTGCGGGAGACGGCTGTCGACGGCTCGGGCGCGTCCCGCCCGCGCGCGATCGCCGGAAGCGTCCTGGGCGCGCTCGCGCTCGCCGCGACCCTCGCCGGCGTGTTCGTCACCCCGTCGGTATGGCTGGCGGGAGTCGGCGCGCTGCTCGCCCTGGCGGCCTTCGTCGTCCTCGGCCCGGTCGCCGCGACGACGGCCGTACGACTGCTGGGCGCCCCCTTGGACCGGCTGCGCGGTGTGACGGGCGGGCTTGCCCGGCGCAACGCCCTGCGCAGCCCGAGGCGGACGGCGGCCACCGCGAGCGCGCTGATGATCGGCGTGGCCGTGGTCTCGCTGTTCACCGTCTTCGGCGCCTCGCTGAAGGCCACGATGGACCAGACGGTGTCCCGGTCCTTCGCCGGTGACGTCGCCGTCAGCAGCCCGTCCTTCGGTGCGGGCGGCAGCGGACTCAGCCCCCGGCTGGCCCCCGCCCTGCAGCGGCTGCCCGAGGTGGACACGGCTGTGGGGCTGGGCCGCGGCGTCGCCGAAGTGAACGGCAGGGGACGGGCGTTGACCGTCACCGATCCCGTGGCACTCGCCCGCACCTTCGACCTCGGCACGGTCACCGGCTCGCTGCGGGACCTCGGCGCGGATGGCATCGCCGTCACCCGGACGGAGGCCGACCGGCAGCATCTGCGCACCGGCGGCACCGCGCGCCTGACCTTCACCGACGGCAGGAGCGAAAACTTCACCGTCCGGGCCGTGTACGGCCAGTCGGAACTCGCGGGCGACTACGTCATCACCCGCGCCGCCTGGGCCCCGCACCGCATCCAGGACGCGGACTCCGTGATCGCGGTCACCTTCAAGCACGGGGTGAGCGCGGACGCGGGCAAGGCGGCGGTACGGAAGGCAGCCGCGCGGTACGGCAACCCCGAGGTGCAGACCCGTGACGAGTACGCGCAGTCGTCGGCCGGCGGCATCGACATGATGCTCACCCTCGTCTACGCGCTGCTCGCCCTCGCGGTGGTCATCGCCCTGCTCGGCATCGCCAACACCCTGACCCTCGCGCTGCACGAACGCACCCGGGAACTGGGCCTGTTGCGCGCCGTCGGGCAGACCCGCGCCCAGCTGCGGGCGATGGTCCGCTGGGAGTCGGTCCTGGTCGGCGCGTTCGGCACGGTGGGAGGGCTCGGGCTCGGCGCCTTCCTGGGCTGGGTGCTGGTCAAGGCGTCCGACGGCGCGAGCGACACGGCGTTCGCCTTCGCGCTCCCACCCGCCCGGCTCGCCGTCGTGGCCCTCGTCGGCCTCACCGCCGGCGCGCTGGCGGGCCTGCGCCCCTCCCGTCGAGCGTCCCGGCTGGACGTCCTCCGGGCCATCGCAACGGAGTGA
- a CDS encoding PLP-dependent cysteine synthase family protein, whose protein sequence is MSTTHQSRPGATLDVDRSDTTYRDWLKEAVRKVQADANRSADTHLLRFPLPEHWGIDLYLKDESTHPTGSLKHRLARSLFLYGLCNGWIRPGRPVIEASSGSTAVSEAYFAKLIGVPFIAVMPRTTSAEKCRLIEFHGGQCHFVDDSRKMYEESARLAVETGGHYMDQFTYAERATDWRGNNNIAESIFRQLELERFPEPAWIVATAGTGGTSATLARYVHYMQYDTRVCVADPDNSCFFEGWTTGDPDVTCDCGSRIEGIGRPRMEPSFVPGAIDRMMKVPDAASVAAVRALEAAIGRKAGGSTGTGLWSALKIVSEMVAEGRRGSVVTLLCDPGDRYLDKYYSDAWVAEQGLDITPYAAAIDTLLATGVWPD, encoded by the coding sequence GTGAGCACCACCCACCAGAGCAGACCCGGCGCCACCCTCGACGTCGACCGCAGCGACACCACCTATCGTGACTGGCTGAAAGAGGCCGTCCGAAAGGTGCAGGCCGACGCCAACCGGTCGGCGGACACACACCTGCTGCGCTTCCCGCTGCCCGAGCACTGGGGCATCGACCTCTACCTCAAGGACGAGTCGACGCACCCCACCGGCAGCCTCAAGCACCGTCTCGCCCGCTCCCTCTTCCTCTACGGTCTCTGCAATGGCTGGATCCGGCCCGGTCGCCCGGTGATCGAGGCGTCCAGCGGCTCCACCGCCGTCTCCGAGGCCTACTTCGCCAAGCTGATCGGCGTGCCCTTCATCGCGGTCATGCCGCGCACGACCAGCGCCGAGAAGTGCCGCCTCATCGAGTTCCATGGCGGCCAGTGCCACTTCGTGGACGACTCCCGGAAGATGTACGAGGAGTCGGCCCGCCTCGCGGTGGAGACCGGTGGCCACTATATGGACCAGTTCACCTACGCCGAGCGGGCCACGGACTGGCGCGGCAACAACAACATCGCCGAATCCATCTTCCGCCAGCTGGAGTTGGAGCGCTTCCCGGAGCCGGCGTGGATCGTCGCCACGGCGGGCACCGGCGGCACCTCCGCGACCCTCGCGCGCTATGTCCACTACATGCAGTACGACACCCGTGTCTGCGTCGCCGATCCGGACAACTCCTGTTTCTTCGAGGGCTGGACCACCGGCGATCCGGACGTCACCTGTGACTGCGGCTCCCGGATCGAGGGCATCGGCCGGCCGCGTATGGAGCCGAGCTTCGTGCCCGGCGCGATCGACCGGATGATGAAGGTCCCGGACGCGGCCAGTGTCGCCGCTGTACGCGCCCTGGAGGCGGCCATCGGCCGCAAGGCGGGCGGCTCCACGGGCACGGGACTGTGGAGCGCGCTGAAGATCGTCTCCGAGATGGTGGCCGAGGGGCGCCGGGGCAGCGTCGTCACCCTGCTCTGTGACCCGGGCGACCGCTATCTCGACAAGTACTACTCCGACGCCTGGGTCGCGGAACAGGGCCTGGACATCACGCCGTACGCGGCGGCGATCGACACGCTCCTGGCGACGGGTGTGTGGCCGGACTGA